The Toxotes jaculatrix isolate fToxJac2 chromosome 14, fToxJac2.pri, whole genome shotgun sequence genomic interval CATACACATATTATAGACAAAGATTTTTCAGGAttggtgttgtttttgtaatgtgacatataaagtgtgtgtgtgtatctgtgtgtgtgtgtgtgtgttctaccTTGACCCGAGCTGATGtactgtagctgtgttttgTCCAGTGGATCTCTGAGGGGGGCTATTCTGACGTCAGAGGTTGTACTGCTTCTGTAGCTCTCTATCAATGTTTCCAGCGACCTAAAGCTCTGCAGCCTGACTTCTGAACTCtgacaatcacaaacacacaaacacagatcatAAATAACCTCACCGTGCTTGCGTGTGCAGTGTGGACGTGTGCGATCTGCACGGAGGGGCTAACCCACCAGAAGACACCAGCCATCAGAGGAGTGTTCGAGCCTGTAGGTGTGCACAAACGGTGCTTTCCTGCAAAACAGAAATTTCAGAACTGTGAATGATTTTTCTGAGAAATATGCAAAATCTTGgactgcacgtgtgtgtatgcacatggtTCCAGTCGATTGATTAAATCTGAAAGACCGCATGTGAATCTGGAGGActaagagatttcagttttgtgtttgacagacgTTTACTCCTTGCAAATCTTTTTAGAGAGTGGTAAGACTCATTCAAATAATCAAATATCAAACTGTTCTCTAAAGCTAGAATATGCAGTCATTTGGAGTTTCAGTAAGTGTCATTCTTTCATGTATTCCATCTTCCTTTCTTACTCTACAAGCCATTAATCGTGTTTGTCTTTCTATTTTCCGTATATGAGGTTCTctatatgaaatgaaaagttcCATTTTACTGCCGTAGCTTGTTGGAGTGAAGCTGGTTTTAACAACTTTAGGTACTTTTGTCCAGTGACAAATCTGAGGAGTCTGGAAATGATtgatgggagaggaaagaaaaaaaaacaatattctgATACACACAGTTGTATTTCCTTTTTGTGCTCTTCTACaactttaattaaataaaaccatGCATGACATTTAGACAGGAAAGCTTTGTGGTGGAGCTGTTAATAACTAATGGACATCTGAAAATGAGGGGGGGCCCAACGagacatgactttttttgtgaggGAGTCACAAGTGAAAAAGGTTGAAAATAGCGGTTTAATCTTCATTGTATTTCATGAGACGATCgtatgtttaaaatgtaaaatctgaatctgaaaagtaaccagcaattacagctgtcaaataaacgtagtggagtaaaaagcatAATACGGCTCTCTGAAATGAAGAGGAGTATGAAGCTGTGTAGAATGGATATTTTTAAGAACAAGTGCCTCAAGTTCCCAGTGTATTATTCTGCCTCTTTTTAGCTTTCTGCTTCAGTGAAGTCGACACACTTCAGATTTTAATTTCCAGTCATTTTTatcatcaaaatatttttttcagcagttttaCTTGTGCATCTGTAAAAGGAGTTTCACTCTAGTTCAAATGGTCTAGTTTTTTTGCCCAATAGTGTTATGTACAGTTTTCTTTCTATAGAACGAGGCTTCAGAGCATCTCTAAATTTCTCATAGAGTCAAAACAACACTGCACATTTTCCAGCAAATGCAAACTACCAGTTTCCTTCTCAGGTACAACAGCTGGCAGAAAAACTGGTTTACTGTTTATGAAATGAATCTTATTCGATATCATTCCATGGACGGGCACTTAACTGTATACCAATGACACATAATGTAATTCAAAAGAAAGTGTGTACGGCTTTCAGGGTTATTTCTTGAACattttggtaaaaaaaagtcaccccccccccacacacacactttgtttaaCACCTTTTAAACAACGTGCCACATACTCAGCTACAAGTCTGTCATTCTCTaccattctttctttttttttctttttaaagctgaCAGGAACCCAACGTACAAGAAAATGACATGGGCGCCTATAAAATGTTTGATAATTAGACAAAATGTTATCATAGAAAAGTTTAaggttataaaaaaaattcGATGTCTGTGCTACTGTAAGCTGCTGAAACATTTAACAAACGCGTTGAGCTTTTGAGTAAAAGCGCCACATCAGCACTTTCAGCTGGTTTTCTCAGCGTGTCTCTATATGATGTATGAATAAAAATCATATcgctatatatataaaaaggcTCAGTCTAGTCACAGATGAACAGATGGCTTAAAAAAGGAATTATCCAACAAACCCCTCTTTGTACCTCCACACTCACAGctcacctcacacacaaacaataggCCCCCTGTACGGTCTCGCTGTCTCTGAGCAGAAAGCTGCCATCGTGTCCAAACCTCTCCAGCAGCCTCTCTGTGGCCTCACTTCCAATTCTCCCATAGTAAATAGACTGGACCAGCATCCCCTCCTGCTCCATGTTGCCTTAGAGGCACGCACCTATATGTACCTTGAGGGTGAAGTTATAGCATGTGATAGCAGCAGATGAGGGGGTGAAGGGCAGGAAAAGCTCTTCTGGTTTTCACACTTTTCTgtgatgcagctgcagctcatgtaGTGCACTTTGTCCAACCTGAACCGTGGTTTTTATCTGATGAAAAGTGAAAGTATAATTGTGGCTTTTGTTGTGCgttattcagaaaaaaatcaagtaaTTTCTCAACACTGCTCCACCACGTGTGCCATTATTTTGCCTTCTggtagcctgtgtgtgtgtgtaaacatttcttattgtcagtgtttttgaaattaatattttcaatATTAATACAATATTAAAatcttttatattatttatttggcATGTTTCATTAGTGTGCATGTTTCCACAACTTCAAGACCTGATGGTGGCAAATACTGT includes:
- the LOC121193382 gene encoding SH2 domain-containing protein 1A-like, which produces MEQEGMLVQSIYYGRIGSEATERLLERFGHDGSFLLRDSETVQGAYCLCVRKAPFVHTYRLEHSSDGWCLLSSEVRLQSFRSLETLIESYRSSTTSDVRIAPLRDPLDKTQLQYISSGQEFAYMEI